In Sebaldella termitidis ATCC 33386, one DNA window encodes the following:
- a CDS encoding substrate-binding domain-containing protein yields the protein MKKLVKLLTLVFVTSVLFTACSDKNKETGEGNKENKPQQTEAFNPDSDPNGVEFSEIREKLGAMPKVEGEIKLGSVAKAFENEYWRTLKEGEELGTQKFKENGYNITLDMKSAQGEGDEQGQLSIVEDMINKKYTALLLSPISDGNLVPGVEKAKKNNIPVINVNDGIIKNADIFVGPKAIMNGELAAEWISKKIGGEGEVAIVIGMPKAFAARQRTLGFENWMKSNAAGVKIVEKQNADWDRAKAKDLAEIWIKKYPNLKAIFCNNDVMALGVQEAVNASKRDILVVGVDGIKEAYESIRKGEMDATVDSFPLYKGQIAVEMALRSLGGQQLPRVIWTPQALIDSTNVNEPSEKIINWKEPVF from the coding sequence ATGAAAAAATTAGTAAAATTATTAACATTGGTTTTTGTAACATCGGTATTGTTTACGGCATGTTCAGACAAAAATAAAGAAACTGGGGAAGGGAATAAGGAAAATAAGCCGCAGCAGACAGAAGCATTTAATCCTGACAGTGACCCGAACGGTGTAGAGTTCAGCGAAATAAGAGAGAAACTCGGAGCAATGCCTAAAGTAGAGGGAGAAATTAAATTAGGATCTGTTGCCAAGGCATTTGAAAATGAGTACTGGAGAACTCTAAAAGAGGGTGAAGAGCTTGGAACACAGAAATTTAAAGAAAACGGCTATAATATTACTCTTGATATGAAGTCTGCACAGGGAGAAGGAGACGAACAGGGACAGCTTTCCATAGTAGAGGACATGATTAATAAAAAATATACAGCATTACTGTTATCACCTATATCTGACGGTAATCTGGTACCCGGTGTGGAAAAAGCCAAGAAAAATAATATACCGGTAATCAATGTAAATGACGGAATCATAAAAAATGCAGATATATTTGTGGGGCCAAAGGCCATAATGAACGGAGAACTGGCAGCTGAATGGATTTCTAAAAAAATAGGTGGAGAAGGAGAAGTCGCAATAGTCATAGGGATGCCTAAAGCCTTTGCAGCAAGACAGAGAACTCTTGGATTCGAGAATTGGATGAAATCAAATGCCGCTGGTGTAAAAATAGTGGAAAAGCAGAATGCAGACTGGGACAGAGCCAAAGCTAAAGATCTGGCAGAAATATGGATAAAAAAATATCCGAATTTGAAAGCTATCTTCTGTAACAATGATGTAATGGCTTTAGGTGTTCAGGAAGCTGTAAATGCTTCTAAAAGAGATATACTGGTAGTAGGGGTAGACGGTATTAAAGAAGCTTATGAATCTATAAGAAAAGGAGAAATGGATGCTACCGTAGACTCATTCCCGTTATATAAAGGGCAGATAGCAGTAGAAATGGCTCTGAGATCATTAGGGGGACAGCAGCTTCCAAGAGTAATATGGACACCGCAGGCATTAATAGACAGTACAAATGTAAATGAACCATCAGAAAAAATAATTAACTGGAAAGAACCGGTTTTTTAA
- a CDS encoding DeoR/GlpR family DNA-binding transcription regulator: MIPYLRKKRILDELEKKEIVYLEHFVDILYEVSESTIRRDLKILSDEGKIILLHGGAIKLKKNSKEVPVVSKKLMNVKFKERIAKYASSLVQNGETIYLDSGTTTELMIKYLKNKDITIVTTNTQILNQLEDTKFECILIGGEIIKNLGSTVGVLTDRMLSEFHFSRAFLGANGYSEVNGVSTYDLREANKKRIVKRNSDNTYVLLDSSKIGKNAVCKVFELEEIELITDKMNDILRKYKNYIIV; this comes from the coding sequence TTGATACCTTACCTAAGAAAAAAAAGAATACTAGATGAACTGGAAAAAAAAGAAATTGTGTATTTAGAGCATTTTGTAGATATTCTGTATGAAGTCTCAGAGTCAACAATAAGAAGAGATCTGAAAATATTATCAGATGAAGGGAAGATTATTTTGCTTCACGGAGGAGCAATAAAGTTAAAGAAAAATTCTAAAGAGGTTCCTGTAGTATCAAAAAAACTTATGAATGTGAAGTTTAAGGAAAGAATAGCCAAATATGCTTCATCTCTTGTACAAAACGGAGAAACCATATATCTGGATTCAGGAACAACTACAGAGTTGATGATAAAATATCTGAAAAATAAAGATATCACTATTGTTACGACAAATACACAAATACTAAATCAATTAGAAGATACTAAATTTGAATGTATTCTCATAGGAGGAGAAATAATAAAGAATTTAGGATCTACAGTGGGAGTTCTGACCGACAGAATGCTTTCGGAATTTCATTTCAGCCGTGCTTTTTTGGGTGCAAACGGATATAGTGAGGTAAACGGAGTCAGCACGTACGATTTGAGAGAAGCAAATAAAAAAAGAATAGTGAAAAGAAATTCTGATAATACATACGTACTTTTAGATTCCAGTAAAATAGGAAAAAATGCCGTGTGTAAAGTATTTGAATTAGAAGAGATAGAGCTGATAACAGACAAAATGAATGATATTTTGAGAAAATACAAAAATTATATTATTGTTTAA
- a CDS encoding sugar ABC transporter ATP-binding protein, which produces MNDSIIKFDNVGKQFPGVKALDNINFNVKKGEVHALLGENGAGKSTLLNILHGVYNIYDGDVWIKGEKINFKSAHDAIKYGIAKVHQEVSLVNELTVGQNIVLGYEPKKGIFVDHKKLHEEANKILKRLNCRFKSEDSINGLSAGEMQMIAIAKALYHKAEIISFDEPSSSLSNNEVEILLNIIFELKKQGITILYISHRIDEIFKVSDRVTVLRDGKYVNTFETEKIDQKTLIKNMVGRDVAAFAVRNKKRCATDEVVLEVRNLNKNGVFENISFDLHKGEILGFFGLVGSRRTDVMRTIFGADKKSKGTILIKGREITMKTPKQAVENHIALIPEDRKKQGFVKELSNAENIGLSCLKKFTKYGFIDHKKKIKNSEHFIEEMNLNPKDPEYKTFNLSGGNQQKVVISKWLSTEAEIFILDEPTKGVDVGAKAEIYRILEELVSQGKSILMVSSELPEIIGMSDRVIIMNEGKKQKELSYTEFTEERILNYAIGGNK; this is translated from the coding sequence ATGAATGATTCAATAATAAAATTTGATAATGTGGGTAAGCAGTTTCCGGGAGTAAAAGCATTGGATAATATAAATTTTAATGTGAAAAAAGGAGAGGTTCATGCATTATTAGGGGAGAACGGAGCCGGAAAATCTACCTTACTGAACATACTTCACGGTGTTTATAATATATATGACGGAGATGTCTGGATAAAGGGAGAAAAAATCAATTTTAAGAGTGCACATGATGCGATAAAATACGGAATTGCAAAAGTACATCAGGAGGTTAGTCTGGTTAACGAGCTTACTGTAGGTCAGAATATAGTCTTAGGATATGAGCCTAAAAAAGGAATATTTGTAGATCATAAAAAACTTCATGAAGAAGCAAATAAAATACTAAAAAGACTTAACTGCAGGTTTAAAAGCGAGGATTCGATAAACGGGCTGAGTGCCGGAGAAATGCAGATGATTGCCATAGCGAAAGCCCTGTATCATAAAGCGGAAATAATATCTTTTGATGAACCGTCTTCGTCTTTATCTAACAATGAAGTAGAGATATTGCTAAATATAATATTTGAACTGAAAAAACAGGGAATAACGATTTTATATATAAGTCACAGAATAGATGAAATTTTTAAGGTATCGGACAGAGTAACAGTTCTAAGAGACGGAAAATATGTAAATACTTTTGAAACAGAAAAAATTGATCAGAAAACCCTTATAAAAAATATGGTTGGAAGAGATGTAGCAGCATTTGCGGTGAGAAATAAAAAAAGGTGTGCGACAGATGAAGTCGTACTGGAGGTCAGAAATTTAAATAAAAACGGGGTTTTTGAAAATATCAGTTTTGATCTTCATAAAGGAGAAATATTAGGCTTTTTCGGACTTGTAGGTTCCAGAAGAACAGATGTAATGCGGACTATTTTCGGGGCTGATAAAAAAAGTAAGGGAACAATTCTCATAAAGGGAAGAGAAATAACAATGAAAACACCTAAGCAGGCAGTAGAAAATCATATTGCCCTTATACCGGAAGACAGAAAAAAGCAGGGATTTGTAAAAGAATTAAGCAATGCAGAAAATATAGGTCTCAGCTGTCTGAAAAAATTTACAAAATACGGGTTTATTGACCATAAGAAAAAAATAAAAAACAGTGAACATTTTATAGAAGAAATGAATCTGAATCCAAAGGATCCTGAATATAAAACTTTTAATTTAAGCGGAGGAAATCAGCAAAAGGTAGTGATTTCAAAATGGCTGTCTACCGAAGCAGAGATATTCATTTTAGATGAACCTACTAAGGGGGTCGATGTAGGAGCAAAGGCAGAAATATACAGGATTTTGGAAGAATTAGTATCACAAGGAAAGTCAATTCTTATGGTTTCATCTGAATTACCGGAAATTATAGGAATGAGCGACAGAGTAATAATAATGAATGAGGGAAAAAAACAAAAAGAGCTGAGTTATACAGAGTTTACGGAGGAACGCATTCTGAATTATGCAATAGGAGGGAATAAATGA
- a CDS encoding ShlB/FhaC/HecB family hemolysin secretion/activation protein, with translation MKKKIIAVFLLGSIVFSAGVGDIIERNNAAIENERRQQELERRQKELERENFGKEPQIIDGTGEVDTSVRFFIRKIEVQDEYNLLSKAEIKAVIKKYLNRKLSSKDINKLMTELNNKYIEKGYITTRVRLDETQNLSEGTIRLITLPGTVEGASLNENTFSDRMKVFMSVPKNKKRILRLQDTEQATDQFNRVSSNNVEIKIAPGQEAGGSILQIENQQTRTFNANISYNNYGDESTGRDRGKIDITKDNLFGINDSFYASYQRGRNKRPLRNDYTGSSSIPPGTIIKDKDDLLPADTEAEPEKFNEDWSLNYSFPFRYWTFSTGYSHSYYISSSEGYNGLYDTSGRSTQFNLNADRVVYRNKMSKISINGGLKLKTNQNYFEDVQLVDRRLTIGSLGINYSRGFFGGILGFDVSYDRGLPWFRSADDHEKEIYDPKGRFDKYGLNINWYKPMTIGKQRFTYRLVGVGQYTQDVLYGSEKISMGDEYTIRGYKGDSISGDKGYYVKNELSYNLNISKIGSISPYIGYDFGESWNNEVHDIYRYGYMRGFAVGVKYYGEIFNFDIAYTKPDKASGYVSKPEDEVYVTFGIKF, from the coding sequence ATGAAGAAGAAAATAATAGCAGTTTTTTTATTGGGAAGCATTGTATTTTCAGCAGGAGTGGGAGATATAATAGAAAGAAACAATGCTGCAATAGAAAATGAAAGAAGACAGCAGGAGCTGGAGAGAAGGCAAAAGGAACTGGAAAGAGAGAACTTCGGGAAAGAACCTCAGATAATAGACGGTACTGGTGAGGTCGATACAAGTGTAAGATTCTTTATCAGAAAGATAGAAGTACAGGACGAATATAATCTTCTGAGCAAAGCTGAGATAAAAGCCGTAATAAAGAAATATCTGAACAGAAAGCTAAGCTCCAAGGATATAAATAAGCTTATGACAGAACTTAATAATAAATATATAGAAAAGGGATATATAACAACAAGAGTAAGGCTTGACGAAACACAAAACCTAAGTGAGGGAACGATAAGACTGATAACTCTGCCCGGAACAGTGGAAGGAGCAAGCCTGAATGAAAATACCTTTTCTGACAGGATGAAGGTATTTATGTCAGTTCCAAAGAATAAGAAGAGAATATTAAGATTACAGGATACAGAACAGGCAACAGATCAGTTTAACAGGGTATCAAGTAATAATGTAGAGATAAAAATAGCACCGGGACAGGAAGCAGGAGGTTCTATACTACAGATAGAAAACCAGCAGACCAGGACATTTAATGCAAATATCTCATATAATAACTATGGAGATGAATCAACAGGAAGAGACAGAGGAAAGATAGATATTACGAAGGATAATCTTTTTGGAATAAATGACAGTTTTTATGCTTCATATCAGAGAGGGAGGAATAAAAGACCCTTGAGAAATGATTATACAGGCTCATCCTCAATACCGCCGGGAACGATAATCAAGGATAAGGATGATCTTCTTCCTGCAGATACAGAAGCGGAACCGGAAAAGTTCAATGAAGACTGGTCATTGAATTATTCATTTCCATTCAGATACTGGACATTCAGTACAGGCTACAGTCATTCGTACTATATAAGCAGCAGTGAAGGATATAACGGACTGTATGATACAAGCGGGAGATCAACCCAGTTTAATCTGAATGCAGACAGAGTGGTATACAGAAATAAAATGAGTAAGATAAGTATAAACGGAGGACTAAAGCTAAAGACAAATCAGAATTACTTTGAAGATGTCCAGCTTGTGGACAGGAGACTGACAATAGGAAGTCTTGGAATAAATTACAGCAGAGGTTTCTTTGGAGGAATACTGGGATTTGATGTTTCATATGACAGAGGACTTCCATGGTTCAGATCAGCGGATGATCATGAGAAGGAGATATATGATCCAAAGGGAAGATTTGACAAGTATGGACTTAATATAAACTGGTATAAGCCGATGACAATAGGAAAGCAAAGATTTACCTATAGACTGGTAGGAGTGGGACAGTATACACAGGATGTACTTTATGGAAGTGAAAAGATAAGTATGGGAGATGAGTACACAATAAGAGGATATAAAGGAGATTCCATATCGGGAGATAAAGGATATTATGTAAAAAATGAGCTGTCATATAACTTAAATATATCAAAAATAGGAAGTATATCGCCGTATATAGGTTATGACTTTGGAGAGAGCTGGAATAATGAGGTACATGATATATACAGATATGGATACATGAGAGGATTTGCAGTAGGAGTAAAGTATTACGGGGAAATATTTAATTTTGATATAGCATATACGAAGCCTGATAAGGCATCGGGTTATGTAAGTAAACCTGAGGATGAGGTATATGTGACATTTGGAATAAAATTTTAA
- a CDS encoding ABC transporter permease — protein sequence MKSIKLGRESGIVVALVMMIIVFSLIDPIYLSSSNIVDIVKQSTINGLLGIGITLAIITGGIDLSIGSTFAIVIVSVGKLLVSGVNPFLAFAIGIILGFSLGIVNGILVAKVKLQPFIATLGTMSIYRGVAYIITGGWPVLDIPENFRKALDGDIFGVIPSSVVLLFVVGIIIWIILKYTRFGNYIYALGSNEEATKLSGVNVDFNKMMAYAICGVGAALAGMVLLARLGTGEPTAGQGYELNAIAAAAVGGTSLMGGKGTMLGTILGTILLSALRVGLIVVGVDSFWQYIATGIIIVIAACFEIIQNKISSIKVSRSKLSKA from the coding sequence ATGAAAAGTATAAAATTAGGAAGAGAATCGGGAATAGTAGTCGCACTGGTAATGATGATAATAGTATTCTCACTTATAGATCCTATATATCTGAGTTCTAGCAATATTGTGGATATAGTGAAACAAAGTACGATAAACGGGCTGCTCGGCATAGGAATTACACTGGCAATAATAACAGGAGGAATAGATCTTTCAATAGGGTCTACGTTTGCAATAGTTATAGTCAGTGTGGGAAAATTACTGGTATCGGGAGTCAATCCGTTTTTAGCTTTTGCTATTGGAATAATACTGGGCTTTTCTTTGGGAATTGTAAACGGGATTTTAGTGGCAAAGGTGAAGCTACAGCCGTTTATAGCAACTTTGGGAACTATGAGTATATACAGGGGTGTCGCTTATATAATAACAGGAGGATGGCCCGTACTGGATATACCGGAAAATTTCAGAAAAGCACTGGATGGTGATATATTTGGAGTTATCCCGTCTTCTGTGGTATTATTATTTGTAGTAGGCATTATAATATGGATTATCTTAAAATATACAAGATTCGGAAATTATATTTATGCACTGGGAAGTAATGAAGAAGCTACAAAGCTGTCAGGTGTAAATGTAGATTTTAATAAAATGATGGCATATGCTATCTGCGGAGTAGGAGCAGCTCTTGCCGGGATGGTTTTACTGGCAAGATTAGGAACAGGAGAGCCTACAGCCGGACAGGGTTATGAATTAAATGCAATAGCGGCAGCAGCAGTGGGTGGAACAAGCCTTATGGGAGGTAAGGGTACAATGCTGGGAACAATACTGGGTACGATATTACTGTCAGCTTTGAGAGTAGGGTTGATAGTAGTAGGGGTAGATTCATTCTGGCAGTATATAGCTACCGGAATTATAATAGTAATCGCAGCTTGTTTTGAAATAATACAAAATAAAATTTCATCTATAAAGGTTTCAAGATCAAAGTTAAGCAAGGCTTAG
- the rbsK gene encoding ribokinase, giving the protein MKEKKAVIIGSLNYDIILKQKRLPKIGETFVADSITMCGGGKGANQAVQLSKLGGKAFMAGCVGNDKFGEELLSNLQKHNVNTDNVKLSEKNNTGMGIVNVFDDGKLIATITRGANYDITNSDIDKIKNEIISAQIIILQMEIPIEVIEYVINLASKHDVYIILNAAPACEIKEEVLSKVNCLVVNETEASFYLNKEINDVKSSIENCEELYGKIKDLLIITLGENGSLLYDGKEKLHIKARKAEVTETTGAGDSFIGAFAYKLLNDSSYKEAAEFASLVSSITVTKIGAQDSMPTYEEVKKFL; this is encoded by the coding sequence ATGAAGGAAAAGAAAGCAGTTATTATTGGAAGCTTAAATTATGATATTATTTTGAAACAAAAAAGACTGCCTAAAATAGGCGAGACATTTGTAGCTGACAGTATAACAATGTGCGGGGGCGGAAAAGGAGCCAATCAGGCAGTACAGCTTTCTAAATTAGGCGGAAAAGCTTTTATGGCAGGGTGTGTCGGAAATGACAAATTTGGTGAGGAATTACTTTCGAATTTGCAAAAGCATAATGTAAATACCGATAATGTAAAGTTATCAGAGAAAAATAATACAGGCATGGGTATAGTGAATGTATTCGATGACGGTAAGCTTATTGCAACAATAACCAGAGGAGCAAATTACGATATTACAAATTCAGATATAGATAAAATAAAAAATGAGATAATAAGTGCTCAAATAATAATACTTCAGATGGAAATACCGATTGAAGTGATAGAATATGTCATAAATCTTGCGAGCAAGCATGATGTCTATATTATATTAAATGCAGCACCGGCATGTGAGATCAAAGAAGAGGTGCTGTCTAAGGTAAACTGTCTTGTAGTGAATGAAACGGAAGCTTCTTTTTATCTGAATAAAGAAATTAATGACGTCAAATCGTCCATAGAAAACTGTGAAGAATTATACGGAAAAATAAAAGATCTTCTTATAATAACTCTGGGAGAAAACGGAAGCCTGCTGTATGACGGAAAAGAAAAACTGCATATAAAGGCAAGAAAAGCGGAAGTAACAGAAACAACAGGTGCAGGCGACTCATTTATAGGAGCCTTTGCATATAAGCTCTTAAATGATTCTTCCTATAAAGAAGCAGCTGAGTTTGCATCACTTGTAAGTTCTATAACCGTGACAAAAATAGGAGCACAGGATTCTATGCCTACATATGAGGAAGTAAAGAAATTTTTATAA
- a CDS encoding sugar phosphate isomerase/epimerase family protein, whose protein sequence is MKFAARINSFKSKGKTTLDIIREISKIEKVTHVDLNYPEHFENTDFEELKNLLEEKKIKVNGLALRFRDEYKNGELGNTDKKIAEQAKQLCLEAIDTAEKLGADLVTIWLGYDGFDYSFQIPYEKTWSQLVKAFKEIASYNKKIKISIEYKPFQPRAFSMISSIGTTLLMVSETEEENIGVTLDYCHMLMKGENPAYGLSLAAERKKLYGVHMNDGHGLNDDGLITGSVTFIKTLEFIYYLKKYSYDGVIYFDTFPIRENGIDEVRKNIEIYEKLESLVEKIGIEKIGNIVSGNDAVKAQNILLECLG, encoded by the coding sequence ATGAAATTTGCAGCAAGAATTAACAGTTTTAAAAGTAAAGGAAAAACTACACTGGACATTATAAGAGAAATTTCAAAAATAGAAAAGGTAACACATGTAGATTTAAATTATCCTGAACATTTTGAAAATACAGATTTTGAAGAATTAAAAAATCTTTTGGAGGAGAAAAAAATAAAGGTAAACGGTCTGGCTTTGAGATTCAGAGATGAATATAAAAACGGAGAGCTGGGAAATACAGATAAAAAAATAGCAGAACAGGCAAAACAATTATGCCTGGAAGCTATAGACACAGCTGAAAAATTGGGGGCTGATCTGGTTACGATCTGGCTGGGATACGATGGATTTGACTATTCATTTCAGATTCCGTATGAAAAGACATGGAGCCAGCTGGTAAAAGCATTCAAGGAAATAGCCTCTTATAACAAAAAAATAAAAATAAGCATAGAATATAAGCCGTTTCAGCCGAGAGCATTTTCAATGATTTCAAGTATAGGAACAACATTACTGATGGTTAGTGAAACAGAAGAAGAAAATATTGGTGTGACGCTGGATTACTGTCATATGCTGATGAAGGGCGAAAATCCGGCATACGGACTGTCACTGGCAGCTGAAAGAAAAAAACTGTACGGCGTACATATGAATGACGGCCACGGACTGAATGATGACGGCTTAATAACAGGAAGCGTGACTTTTATAAAAACTTTAGAATTTATATATTATCTGAAAAAATATTCTTATGACGGAGTTATATATTTTGACACATTTCCTATAAGAGAAAATGGTATAGATGAAGTGAGAAAAAATATAGAAATATATGAAAAATTGGAAAGTTTAGTAGAAAAAATAGGTATAGAGAAAATTGGAAATATAGTAAGCGGAAATGATGCGGTGAAGGCACAGAATATTCTGTTAGAATGTCTGGGATAA